In one window of Haloimpatiens sp. FM7315 DNA:
- the rplQ gene encoding 50S ribosomal protein L17 encodes MAGYRKLGRPTDHRKAMLRNLVTSFLKNDKIETTEARAKETKRLAEKMITLAKRGDLHSRRQVLAFVQEKEVVEKLFTSIAPKYTERNGGYTRIYKVGPRRGDASEVVILELV; translated from the coding sequence ATGGCAGGATACCGCAAGTTGGGACGTCCAACTGATCATAGAAAAGCAATGCTTAGAAACTTAGTTACTAGCTTCTTAAAAAACGATAAGATCGAAACTACTGAAGCAAGAGCTAAAGAAACAAAGAGATTAGCAGAAAAAATGATAACTCTAGCAAAAAGAGGAGATCTACATTCTAGAAGACAAGTACTTGCTTTTGTACAAGAAAAGGAAGTAGTTGAAAAGTTATTTACTAGTATTGCGCCAAAGTATACTGAAAGAAATGGCGGATATACAAGAATATACAAAGTAGGTCCAAGAAGAGGCGACGCTTCAGAAGTAGTTATACTAGAGCTAGTTTAA
- the rpsD gene encoding 30S ribosomal protein S4 yields the protein MARYTGATCKLCRREGMKLFLKSDKCYTDKCPFAKRSYAPGQHGQNRKKLSNYGVQLREKQKAKRIYGVLEGQFRNTYEKAEKLRGITGENLIKLLEMRLDNAVYRLGFAGSRKEARILVSHGHFLVNGKKVDIPSYQISVNDVINVREKSKGSEKFKTFAENPKTLPKWLEANAEKLEGKVVAQPSREDIDVPVNETLIVELYSK from the coding sequence ATGGCAAGATATACTGGAGCTACTTGTAAGCTTTGCAGAAGAGAAGGAATGAAGTTATTCTTAAAATCTGATAAATGTTATACTGACAAATGTCCATTCGCTAAAAGAAGTTATGCACCAGGACAACATGGACAAAACAGAAAGAAATTATCAAACTATGGTGTTCAGTTAAGAGAAAAACAAAAAGCTAAGAGAATTTACGGAGTACTAGAAGGCCAATTCAGAAATACATATGAAAAGGCTGAAAAATTAAGAGGTATTACTGGTGAAAACTTAATAAAACTTCTTGAAATGAGATTAGACAATGCCGTATATAGATTAGGATTTGCTGGTTCTAGAAAAGAAGCTAGAATTCTAGTAAGTCATGGTCATTTCTTAGTTAATGGTAAGAAAGTTGATATACCTTCTTATCAAATAAGTGTAAATGACGTTATAAACGTACGTGAAAAAAGCAAAGGAAGCGAAAAATTCAAAACTTTTGCTGAAAACCCAAAAACTTTACCAAAATGGTTAGAAGCTAATGCTGAAAAATTAGAAGGTAAAGTTGTAGCTCAACCTTCAAGAGAAGATATTGATGTTCCTGTAAATGAAACATTAATCGTTGAGTTATACAGTAAATAA
- the infA gene encoding translation initiation factor IF-1, translated as MSKQDVIEMQGTVLEALPNAVFQVELESGHKILAHISGKLRMNFIKILPGDKVTVELSPYDLTRGRITWRAK; from the coding sequence ATGTCAAAACAAGATGTTATAGAAATGCAAGGTACGGTTTTAGAAGCTTTACCTAATGCTGTGTTTCAAGTTGAACTTGAAAGTGGTCATAAAATTTTAGCTCATATATCAGGTAAATTAAGAATGAATTTTATAAAAATACTACCAGGTGATAAGGTTACAGTGGAACTTTCTCCATACGACTTGACTCGTGGGAGGATTACTTGGAGAGCAAAGTAA
- the rpsK gene encoding 30S ribosomal protein S11, translating to MAAQKGKKSRRRKERKNIEHGCAHIKSTFNNSIVTITDAAGNALSWSSAGGLGFRGSRKSTPFAAQMAAETAAKTAMEHGLKSIEVYVKGPGAGREAAIRSLQAAGLEITLIKDVTPIPHNGCRPPKRRRV from the coding sequence ATGGCAGCTCAAAAAGGTAAGAAAAGTAGAAGAAGAAAAGAAAGAAAAAATATTGAGCATGGTTGTGCACATATTAAATCAACTTTTAATAACTCAATAGTAACTATTACTGATGCAGCAGGAAATGCATTATCATGGTCAAGTGCTGGAGGATTAGGCTTCAGAGGATCAAGAAAGAGCACTCCATTTGCAGCGCAAATGGCAGCAGAAACTGCAGCAAAAACAGCTATGGAACATGGTTTAAAGAGTATTGAAGTATATGTAAAAGGACCAGGAGCAGGAAGAGAAGCTGCAATAAGATCTCTTCAAGCAGCAGGTCTTGAAATAACATTAATTAAAGATGTTACTCCAATACCACACAATGGTTGTAGACCACCAAAAAGAAGAAGAGTTTAA
- a CDS encoding DNA-directed RNA polymerase subunit alpha codes for MLEIEKPKIECVEVSEDNSYGKFVVEPLERGYGITLGNSLRRILLSSLPGVAATSIKIEDVLHEFSTVKGVKEDVTELILNIKRLAFKMMGDGPKTVYIDAEGPGEVTGDDIITDGSVEVVSKDLHIATLDDNAKLHMEINVNRGRGYVSQNKNKTSDLPIATIPVDSIYTPVKRVNYTVENTRVGQITDYDKLTIELWTNGTIKPEEAISLSSKILIEHFKLFMSLTDHADDMEIMVEKEEDKKEKVLEMTIEELDLSVRSYNCLKRAGINTVQELTERTMDDMMKVRNLGKKSLEEVQKKLEDLGLKLKQSEE; via the coding sequence GTGTTAGAGATAGAAAAGCCAAAAATAGAATGTGTAGAAGTTTCTGAAGATAATTCCTATGGTAAATTTGTTGTAGAACCGTTAGAAAGAGGATATGGTATAACTTTGGGCAATTCCTTAAGAAGAATATTACTTTCTTCTTTACCAGGAGTTGCTGCTACTTCAATAAAAATCGAGGATGTTCTTCATGAATTCTCAACAGTTAAGGGCGTAAAAGAAGATGTAACAGAGTTAATCTTGAACATTAAGAGATTAGCCTTTAAGATGATGGGAGACGGTCCTAAAACAGTATACATTGATGCTGAGGGACCAGGAGAAGTAACTGGTGATGATATTATCACAGATGGTTCTGTAGAAGTAGTTAGCAAGGATTTACATATTGCAACTTTGGATGATAATGCAAAGTTACATATGGAGATAAATGTTAACAGAGGAAGAGGATATGTTTCTCAAAATAAAAACAAAACTTCAGATTTGCCTATAGCAACTATTCCTGTTGATTCAATATACACTCCTGTAAAAAGAGTTAATTATACTGTAGAAAATACAAGAGTAGGTCAGATTACTGACTACGATAAATTGACTATAGAGTTATGGACTAATGGAACCATAAAGCCAGAGGAAGCAATAAGTCTTTCATCAAAGATTCTTATTGAACACTTTAAGCTATTTATGTCATTAACAGATCATGCTGATGATATGGAAATTATGGTAGAAAAAGAAGAAGACAAGAAAGAAAAAGTCCTAGAAATGACTATAGAAGAGCTTGATTTGTCTGTTAGAAGTTATAACTGTTTAAAAAGAGCAGGTATAAACACAGTGCAGGAATTAACTGAAAGAACAATGGATGATATGATGAAAGTTAGGAATCTAGGCAAGAAGTCACTAGAGGAAGTCCAAAAGAAATTAGAAGACTTAGGCTTGAAATTAAAACAGAGCGAAGAGTAA
- a CDS encoding RNA-binding protein, producing the protein MVISKAGRDKDKRFIIVDVIDDKYVSICDGNLRKAENPKKKKLMHLRLTNNIAEKLTGETKVSDFEITELLKSMEVNEEV; encoded by the coding sequence ATGGTTATTTCTAAAGCAGGTAGAGATAAGGATAAGAGATTTATAATTGTAGATGTAATTGATGATAAGTACGTTTCTATTTGCGATGGTAATTTGCGAAAAGCGGAAAATCCAAAGAAGAAGAAATTAATGCATTTACGTCTTACTAATAATATAGCAGAAAAACTTACAGGTGAAACTAAAGTAAGTGATTTTGAAATAACAGAACTATTAAAGTCCATGGAAGTAAATGAGGAGGTTTGA
- the map gene encoding type I methionyl aminopeptidase: MIIIKNDMEIEYMRRAGKVVRDTLAMLEEVVKPGITTGKLDRIAEDYIRKQGAVPSFKGYYGFPSSICTSINEEVVHGIPSNSRVLNEGDIISVDCGAILDNYNGDAARTFAVGSISSEAQKLIEVTRESFFKGAERAKVGNRLTDISSAVQKYAESFGFSVVREYVGHGIGRDMHEDPEVPNYGREGRGPKLTHGMVLAIEPMINLGDQYVETQSNGWTVVTKDGKLSAHYENTVAILNEGPEILTLG, translated from the coding sequence ATGATTATAATAAAAAATGACATGGAAATTGAATATATGAGACGTGCAGGTAAAGTTGTTAGAGATACTCTTGCAATGCTTGAAGAGGTAGTGAAACCAGGAATAACTACTGGCAAATTGGATAGAATAGCAGAAGATTATATACGTAAACAAGGTGCTGTACCATCATTTAAAGGTTATTATGGTTTTCCATCCTCTATATGTACTTCTATTAATGAAGAAGTTGTTCATGGAATCCCTTCAAATAGTAGGGTTCTAAATGAAGGGGATATAATAAGTGTGGACTGTGGTGCTATATTAGACAATTATAATGGAGATGCTGCAAGAACCTTTGCTGTTGGCAGTATTTCATCTGAAGCTCAAAAACTTATAGAGGTAACTAGAGAAAGCTTTTTTAAAGGAGCTGAAAGAGCAAAAGTAGGTAATAGATTGACTGATATATCTTCAGCAGTACAGAAATATGCAGAGAGCTTTGGATTTTCTGTTGTTAGAGAATATGTTGGCCATGGTATAGGTAGAGATATGCATGAAGATCCTGAAGTCCCTAATTACGGACGTGAAGGTAGAGGCCCTAAATTAACACATGGCATGGTTTTAGCCATAGAGCCCATGATAAATTTAGGAGATCAATATGTTGAAACTCAATCTAATGGATGGACAGTAGTTACTAAAGATGGTAAACTATCTGCTCACTATGAAAATACTGTAGCTATTTTAAATGAAGGTCCTGAAATCTTGACTTTGGGCTAG
- the rpmJ gene encoding 50S ribosomal protein L36: MKVRPSVKPICEKCKVIKRKGRVMVICENPKHKQKQG; the protein is encoded by the coding sequence ATGAAAGTAAGACCATCTGTTAAACCAATTTGTGAAAAATGTAAAGTAATAAAAAGAAAAGGTAGAGTAATGGTCATTTGTGAAAATCCAAAACACAAACAAAAACAAGGTTAA